A DNA window from Maribellus comscasis contains the following coding sequences:
- a CDS encoding RnfABCDGE type electron transport complex subunit D, whose amino-acid sequence MSKLLTVSPSPHVHSDDSTQKIMYRVVLAMIPALVWSVFVFGLDALRVTIIAVLACLAFEFLIQKYLIKVKPTITDGSALITGILLAFNVPSNIPWWIIVIGSLAAIGIGKLSFGGLGHNIFNPALVGRVFMLISFPVQMTSWPVNRQSGIDAVTSATPLGIIKEGISNGTPISEISQSLPSTFELFWGGIGGSLGEISAVLLVIGGLYMLYKKVITWHIPVSILATVGVIAGIFWMVNPAIYINPLYHILTGGLMLGAIFMATDMVSSPMNPKGQIIYGVGIGVITISIRLFGAYPEGISFAILIMNAVTPLINYYVKPVRFGGK is encoded by the coding sequence ATGAGCAAATTATTAACAGTATCACCTTCACCTCATGTTCATTCAGACGATTCAACCCAAAAAATAATGTACCGCGTTGTGCTGGCAATGATTCCTGCACTGGTTTGGTCGGTTTTTGTTTTTGGTCTGGATGCTCTGCGGGTTACCATAATTGCAGTTCTGGCATGTCTGGCATTTGAATTTCTGATTCAAAAATACCTGATAAAAGTAAAGCCAACAATTACCGATGGCTCTGCGCTGATTACCGGAATTTTGCTGGCTTTTAATGTTCCTTCAAATATTCCGTGGTGGATAATCGTTATCGGATCGCTGGCTGCTATCGGTATCGGTAAACTATCGTTTGGCGGGCTGGGACACAATATTTTTAATCCTGCGCTGGTTGGAAGGGTTTTTATGCTGATTTCCTTTCCGGTTCAAATGACGTCGTGGCCTGTAAACAGACAAAGCGGAATAGATGCTGTTACTTCGGCTACTCCTCTTGGAATCATAAAAGAAGGTATTTCAAACGGCACCCCTATTTCTGAAATCTCGCAAAGCCTTCCCTCCACCTTTGAACTGTTTTGGGGTGGAATTGGAGGTTCGCTGGGAGAAATATCAGCTGTACTTTTGGTAATTGGTGGTTTATACATGTTGTATAAAAAAGTAATTACCTGGCATATTCCGGTTTCTATTCTGGCAACTGTGGGAGTAATCGCCGGAATCTTTTGGATGGTCAATCCGGCAATTTATATCAACCCGCTTTATCATATTTTAACCGGAGGGTTAATGCTGGGCGCTATATTTATGGCAACCGATATGGTTTCGTCTCCCATGAATCCAAAAGGACAGATTATTTATGGAGTTGGAATTGGTGTTATTACCATAAGCATCCGATTATTTGGAGCTTACCCTGAGGGGATTTCATTTGCGATATTAATAATGAATGCTGTTACTCCTCTTATTAATTACTATGTGAAACCTGTAAGATTTGGAGGGAAATAA
- a CDS encoding RnfABCDGE type electron transport complex subunit G, with product MAKRESTFINMVVTLFLVTGIAAAGLGFVYDLTKGPIEVARLKAQSEAIKQVLPEFDTLGASFKTLAEEGGDSLEFFPAYKNGKLIGTAVQTYTKKGFNGFISIMAGIDEAGNFSGYSVLEHEETPGLGSKMDVWFNNPEKPKQFVIGKNPNNTNFTVSKDGGDIDAITASTISSRAFLDALTRAYSSYEKNSDATSGLTGN from the coding sequence ATGGCAAAACGAGAATCGACATTTATAAATATGGTGGTAACACTTTTCCTGGTTACCGGGATCGCGGCTGCCGGATTGGGCTTTGTTTATGATTTAACAAAAGGACCAATTGAAGTAGCAAGGCTAAAGGCACAAAGCGAAGCAATAAAACAGGTTCTTCCTGAATTTGATACGCTGGGCGCTTCATTTAAAACACTGGCAGAAGAAGGTGGTGACAGTCTGGAATTTTTCCCGGCATATAAAAATGGGAAACTGATCGGTACAGCCGTACAGACATATACCAAAAAAGGATTCAATGGATTTATCTCCATCATGGCCGGAATCGATGAGGCTGGAAATTTTTCAGGATATTCAGTTTTGGAGCACGAAGAGACTCCCGGCTTGGGATCAAAAATGGATGTTTGGTTTAACAACCCAGAGAAACCCAAACAATTTGTTATCGGAAAAAATCCGAACAATACAAATTTTACCGTTTCAAAAGACGGGGGCGACATTGATGCAATAACAGCATCTACAATCTCATCAAGAGCCTTTTTAGATGCGCTTACACGAGCGTATTCTTCTTACGAAAAAAATAGTGACGCAACTTCCGGATTAACCGGAAATTAA
- a CDS encoding RnfABCDGE type electron transport complex subunit E: MNQWKNFSKGFIKENPVFVLLLGMCPTLGVTSSAINGLGMGLATTFVLLMSNIVVSLVKNLIPEKVRIPSFIVIIAAFVTIVQLAMQAYLPSLYKSLGLFIPLIVVNCIVLGRAEAFASKNTLVSSAIDGVGIGLGFSFALVLLGSIREILGSGKIFNITLYSENYVTLLFVLAPGAFIVLGYLIAIINRIKKN; encoded by the coding sequence ATGAACCAGTGGAAAAACTTTTCAAAAGGATTTATTAAGGAAAACCCGGTTTTTGTTTTGCTTTTGGGAATGTGCCCTACGCTTGGAGTTACTTCGTCGGCGATTAACGGGCTTGGAATGGGACTGGCAACAACTTTTGTTTTACTGATGTCAAACATTGTAGTTTCGCTGGTTAAGAATCTCATTCCCGAAAAAGTTCGCATCCCGAGTTTTATAGTAATTATAGCGGCGTTTGTTACCATTGTACAATTAGCTATGCAGGCCTATTTACCATCATTGTACAAAAGTCTGGGCTTGTTTATCCCGTTGATTGTTGTAAACTGTATTGTTCTCGGCCGTGCCGAAGCATTCGCATCAAAAAACACACTGGTTTCATCCGCAATTGACGGAGTTGGAATCGGACTTGGTTTTAGCTTTGCTTTGGTTTTACTGGGAAGTATCCGCGAAATTTTGGGCAGTGGTAAAATATTCAACATCACCTTGTATTCTGAGAATTACGTAACTCTGCTGTTTGTTTTGGCACCGGGCGCTTTTATTGTTTTGGGTTATTTAATTGCCATCATCAACCGGATTAAAAAGAATTAG
- the rsxA gene encoding electron transport complex subunit RsxA, giving the protein MNYLVIIIGAVLVNNIVLMQFLGICPFLGVSKRLSTAIGMTGAVAFVMVLATIVTYLIQKYVLDSLGLAFLQTIAFILVIASLVQLVEIILKKVSPALYQALGIFLPLITTNCAILGVAILTIQKEFNLLEGVVYAIANAVGFGLALVLFAGIREHLDLQDVPKGLKGTPIALITAGILAMAFMGFSGLV; this is encoded by the coding sequence ATGAACTACTTAGTAATTATCATAGGAGCGGTTTTAGTCAACAACATCGTACTGATGCAGTTTTTGGGGATTTGCCCGTTTTTGGGTGTTTCCAAAAGACTTTCAACTGCCATTGGAATGACAGGGGCCGTTGCTTTTGTAATGGTTCTTGCCACCATTGTAACTTATTTAATTCAAAAATACGTACTCGACAGTTTGGGATTGGCCTTTCTGCAAACCATAGCATTTATTCTGGTTATTGCATCGCTGGTTCAGCTGGTCGAGATTATACTCAAAAAAGTAAGCCCGGCATTGTATCAGGCACTCGGAATTTTTCTTCCTTTAATCACAACCAACTGTGCCATTTTGGGTGTTGCTATTCTAACCATTCAAAAAGAATTCAATTTACTTGAAGGTGTAGTGTATGCCATTGCCAATGCTGTGGGTTTTGGATTGGCACTGGTTCTATTTGCAGGAATTCGCGAACATCTCGATTTACAGGATGTACCTAAAGGTTTAAAAGGAACACCAATTGCTTTAATCACTGCAGGAATTCTGGCGATGGCCTTTATGGGATTTTCAGGATTAGTATAA
- a CDS encoding TIGR04133 family radical SAM/SPASM protein: protein MVSDISFRKKIALELFRRYKQNEKKLHRLNYIFWECTLRCNLNCLHCGSDCKKESQVKDMPVEDFINAIDDIKEIVDPHKTMIVFAGGEPLLRKDLEVCGQQLYKREFPWGIVSNGLQLSGKRLESLLNVGMRAVTISLDGLESSHNWLRGNRNSFQQAVKSIALLSKVNGLGFDVVTCVNQKNFDELPLLKKVLLENGVKQWRLFTVFPVGRAKVHNELQLPPKQFKQLFDFIAAERKKGDVKINYGCEGFLGNYESEVRDNLFFCRAGINIASVLIDGSISACPNLRDNFVQGNIYTDSFREIWEKNYSIFRSREWLKTGECELCEYFKYCEGNGMHLRDEMGNLLFCHYKRIKEGEV, encoded by the coding sequence ATGGTTTCAGATATCTCTTTTCGGAAAAAGATTGCGTTGGAATTGTTTCGCCGCTATAAACAAAATGAAAAGAAACTCCACCGTTTAAATTATATTTTTTGGGAATGCACATTAAGATGTAATCTTAATTGTTTGCATTGTGGGAGCGATTGCAAGAAGGAGTCGCAGGTAAAAGATATGCCGGTTGAGGATTTTATTAATGCAATCGACGATATTAAAGAAATTGTTGACCCGCATAAAACAATGATTGTATTTGCCGGTGGCGAACCCTTGTTGCGAAAAGATTTGGAGGTGTGCGGACAACAACTTTACAAGAGAGAATTTCCGTGGGGAATAGTTTCCAATGGTTTACAACTTTCGGGAAAACGCCTGGAGTCGTTGTTAAATGTGGGAATGCGTGCCGTTACAATTAGTTTAGACGGTTTGGAAAGTTCACATAACTGGTTACGCGGCAACCGGAACAGTTTTCAGCAAGCGGTAAAAAGTATTGCCCTTTTGTCAAAGGTAAACGGTTTGGGATTTGATGTTGTGACTTGTGTAAATCAAAAGAATTTTGACGAGTTACCGTTATTAAAAAAAGTGTTGTTGGAAAACGGTGTTAAACAATGGCGTTTGTTTACCGTGTTTCCTGTTGGCAGGGCAAAAGTTCACAATGAATTACAGCTGCCGCCAAAACAATTCAAACAGCTTTTTGACTTTATCGCTGCAGAGCGAAAAAAAGGAGACGTAAAAATAAATTATGGCTGCGAAGGTTTTCTGGGAAATTATGAAAGCGAAGTAAGAGATAACCTGTTTTTTTGCCGGGCAGGAATAAATATTGCTTCTGTGTTAATTGATGGTTCAATATCGGCATGCCCGAATTTAAGAGATAACTTTGTTCAGGGAAATATTTACACTGATAGTTTCAGGGAAATCTGGGAAAAGAATTATTCCATATTTAGAAGCAGGGAATGGTTAAAAACGGGAGAGTGTGAGCTTTGCGAATATTTTAAATATTGCGAGGGGAACGGTATGCATCTTCGCGATGAAATGGGGAACCTGCTTTTTTGCCACTATAAACGGATAAAAGAAGGGGAAGTATGA
- a CDS encoding radical SAM-associated putative lipoprotein produces the protein MKNRILKSQNRIIAFIISVLGIGTACSFGGCEYGTVAEYGTPSATFIVTGKVTNENDVGIKGIKVKMSYDSTLTNESGQYEVEKVDFPTDQEFPIYFEDVDGAENGEYQKLDTVVAFVDPEFNGGDGGWYNGETNKEFDIKLKDKN, from the coding sequence ATGAAAAACCGAATTTTAAAAAGCCAAAATAGAATTATTGCATTTATTATATCCGTTCTTGGAATAGGGACTGCCTGCTCTTTTGGAGGGTGTGAATATGGCACAGTTGCAGAATATGGTACACCAAGTGCAACATTTATTGTTACAGGGAAGGTGACAAATGAAAATGACGTCGGAATCAAAGGGATTAAGGTAAAAATGAGCTATGATTCAACCCTTACAAATGAAAGTGGGCAATATGAAGTGGAAAAAGTGGATTTCCCAACCGACCAGGAGTTTCCAATTTATTTTGAGGACGTAGATGGTGCTGAAAATGGCGAATATCAAAAGCTTGATACAGTGGTTGCATTTGTCGACCCTGAATTTAACGGAGGAGACGGAGGTTGGTACAATGGAGAGACCAACAAGGAATTTGATATAAAACTGAAGGACAAAAATTAA
- a CDS encoding aspartate/glutamate racemase family protein, with the protein MKTIGLIGGTGWVSTQEYYKIINEKVNKKLGGLHFPRIILYSINYGEIYACNQKNDREGVYKIIKTGAETLQHTDIDFLALCANTIHFTFEKLVTEIDLPFVHIADATGKKIKEKKLKKVGLLGTQETMEMDFYKTRLAKMGIEVITPEKNDRNFIHQSIMKELLKEKFLPETKSGFISVMNDLKSKGAEGIILGCTEIPLLIKQKDYDLPLFSTLEIHAEAIAEFSLTN; encoded by the coding sequence ATGAAAACCATAGGATTAATTGGAGGTACCGGGTGGGTATCAACTCAGGAATACTATAAAATCATTAATGAAAAAGTTAATAAAAAACTTGGTGGGCTCCATTTCCCGCGAATAATTCTTTATTCAATCAACTACGGCGAGATTTATGCCTGTAACCAAAAAAACGATCGTGAAGGTGTATATAAAATCATAAAAACCGGAGCTGAAACATTACAACATACAGATATTGATTTTCTGGCGCTTTGCGCAAACACCATTCATTTTACTTTCGAAAAATTAGTTACCGAAATTGACTTGCCATTTGTACATATTGCCGACGCGACCGGTAAAAAAATCAAAGAAAAGAAGTTAAAAAAAGTTGGGTTGCTGGGCACACAGGAAACCATGGAAATGGACTTTTACAAAACCCGCCTGGCAAAAATGGGAATAGAAGTCATTACACCTGAAAAAAATGACCGCAACTTTATACACCAATCGATTATGAAAGAATTACTTAAAGAAAAGTTTCTTCCGGAAACCAAAAGTGGTTTTATTTCTGTTATGAATGATTTGAAAAGTAAAGGCGCTGAAGGTATTATTCTAGGTTGTACGGAAATACCTTTGCTGATAAAACAAAAAGATTACGATTTGCCCCTTTTCAGTACGCTTGAAATTCATGCTGAAGCAATTGCCGAATTCTCTTTAACAAATTAA
- a CDS encoding cation diffusion facilitator family transporter, whose protein sequence is MAHSHETHQVSASKLVFTIILNGIITAAQIVGGIVSGSLALISDAVHNLSDMISVILAYIAQLLGQKPSTRKSTFGYKRAEILAAFINALALIGISIFLVFEAIDRLSTLPEVDAKWMFWLGLLGLIANGISVLILEKEKNKSINIKAAYLHLLGDALTSLAVILGAVLIWFYEIYWIDPVVTILISIYLFVHTIKLLKESVTILMQMAPADLHIDEIEKRLMELNDLKDVHHIHLWNLTDKLIHFECHIILKDDIKVSETNKLFRNVQRMLHDEFDIEHVTIQFEYDPGHCKDCD, encoded by the coding sequence ATGGCACATTCTCACGAAACACATCAGGTATCAGCATCAAAATTGGTTTTTACAATTATTTTGAACGGAATTATTACGGCTGCTCAAATTGTTGGTGGAATAGTTTCCGGAAGCCTCGCCTTAATTTCCGACGCTGTGCACAATTTGAGCGACATGATTTCAGTTATTCTCGCTTATATTGCTCAGCTTCTTGGTCAGAAACCAAGCACGCGAAAATCGACTTTTGGATACAAACGTGCCGAGATTCTTGCGGCTTTTATCAATGCACTGGCACTGATAGGAATTTCAATATTTTTGGTTTTTGAGGCCATTGATCGTTTGTCTACATTGCCCGAGGTTGACGCTAAATGGATGTTTTGGCTTGGTTTACTTGGTTTGATTGCAAATGGAATTTCCGTTTTAATTCTTGAAAAAGAAAAAAATAAGAGTATTAATATTAAAGCAGCCTACCTGCATTTGCTTGGAGATGCACTTACTTCGCTGGCCGTGATTTTGGGGGCGGTTCTGATTTGGTTTTATGAAATTTACTGGATCGACCCGGTTGTAACTATTTTAATAAGTATCTATCTGTTTGTTCATACCATTAAATTATTAAAGGAGTCGGTTACCATTTTGATGCAAATGGCTCCTGCAGATTTACATATTGATGAAATTGAAAAGAGGCTGATGGAATTGAACGATTTAAAAGATGTTCATCATATTCATTTGTGGAATTTAACTGATAAACTAATTCATTTTGAATGCCATATTATTTTGAAAGACGACATAAAAGTCTCGGAAACCAACAAGTTGTTCAGAAATGTTCAAAGAATGTTGCACGATGAATTTGATATTGAGCATGTTACCATTCAGTTTGAATATGATCCCGGACATTGTAAGGATTGTGACTGA